The genomic DNA CTGTGTTCACATTGATAATTTAGTGTACTTctgtattattattcattattaataatgattgCTTGCCCAATATTATTGGAATCAATATAACTGTATTGAGATTTTTCCACATATCAAAATATATCTTAATATGGCATAAGTACATACATTACATaagtaaaataatcaaattgaTCCAATGTTACGCATTAATATCAGACAAAACTCTCCTAATATGAAACCAATTAATATTTTGCTCATCTTAATACACTTTGACaacaaaaatctattaaaaaaaatcatatgtgTTCATCAGGATGTGATTTCACTGAAagtcaataaacaataaactttCACTCAGCCTTAATaccaatatttatatatttgttctcATTATACAAGTCTTTGTATATCAGATGTTAATCCATAATTAAGTGAAGGTGcaattagataaataaaaagatataaaaaggaACAGCTTActtcaaaatatattgaaatgtacATAAGAAGACAATCTCATTATGACAAAGCTGGATATAATCTTTGCCTTCAGTCACCAGTTAGTTTGCGGTTGGTTGGATGTTTCTCCTCTGACTTTCCAACCAGAGAGAGCAGTCTCAAATAGTTTTCTTAAACCTTCTTAAACCAAATGCTGTAGCTCAAAATGAGACTTTACGGCTCTTCAAAGGTCTTTAGCAAATCTTCCAGGAACTGAACCACCATCTCTTtacttctctcctcctccccccgtcCCTCCCCTTCAGCCTCCAACTCCTTCAGTCTGATCAGGGTCTGCTGCAGACCTCCTATTCTCTGTTGAGGGGTAACACTGTCCCCCcctgcctctttctctccctctgccccctctcctccactttCCTCCGCTCTGAGATATTTGATCAAATGCTCTTTGAtgcccttcccctcctccccggCCAGCGATGCCCCGATGGAGGGCATGTCCTGTGACTGGCTGACACTGAGCAGGTGTAGGAGAGCTTGTGAGAGCGTGTGCCGCAGACTGGCACTGTAGCGGTACTCAAAGAAGTCGTTTGTATCTTCGCTGTTCTCGAGCGCTTTAGCTAGGGAACGCCACACACAGTCGAACCGCTCAGAGTCCCCGTAGCAGGAGCGGTTGGTGGGAATTGCCAGGGCAGCAGCAGACTTGATCCGCACCTTGAAGTTCTTACAGGAAGTAACAACAtggcagagggaggagaacgCGTCACCAGACCACGGGGCTGAGTCTAAGAGGAAGAAAGAAtcagaaagttatttttaactGTGACATGCAAGtatcattaaaagaaaaaaaatcatcatcccCTTTTAGGTACATTTTACACCGTCACAAAATCATCACATGACGGACACTGAAATCGTGACTCAACCGTTTGGCCACTACAtaaaatttgcttcaaagcctgCCGTTGCTAGGCAACTAGTGGAGATTCCAGGCAAGTCACTGTGTCTGGTGAACAATTTGTTACACAGCCTCAGATCTTTGTTAAAATCCtcgttgacatttttttaaaatacgcTTGTATTTTACAAGCGTTTctagtcttaatgctaagctaagctatccAACttctggctgtagcttcatatttaacaaaaagaTATAAGAGCGGTATTTATCTTCTTCTCTAGCTTTTggcaagcaagcaagcaaacaAGATGGATTCAAAAATATGGAACTAGTCCTTTAAATGCTGGTTGGAAGCATGGTGACAGAGCCAGGTTGACCTGTTCATACCAGAGACAATCACAGATGAATGCCCTGTGAACAATCAAATGACTCAACACTTACCGAGCGGCAGGGCTGGGTTCCTGAAGGCATTTCCCAAGGCGTAACAGGCGTTCCATCTGACCTTCATAGTGGCCTCTGATTGGACAGTTTTAACCAGAGCACGGACAGCATCCTCCAGCGGCCTTTGGAACGCAGACCGGGTCAGCTGACTCTCACGCAGGAAATGAAGCAGATTCCCAAGTGCTCGCACTGCGTTAGACTTCACCTGGAGGGGTtaagagagaaagcagaggtGAGAGACgctcaaaaaataaacataaaaaatgatttgtcttcacaaatatcaaaacataataAGTCATACTTGTGGCATTTTGCATGATTATGTTAACTGCACATTCTCACACATTCAGTTGTTTCCTCTTTGATTGAACAGCAATCTTTGTGACAAAAACATCCGTATTGAATCTACACAATGTTGGTGCCTTGCTCATTTGTGTTTGAAGAGTGAGCGCTCTCACCCTGTCTTTGTCCGCTGATGCTCGGGTGGCTGACTGCAACATCTTGAGAAGCAGCATGTCTGATAACTCTTCTTGGAAATCCACACCAACACTCTCCCTGATGAAGAGACAGGAGATAAACAGATTacaaagatacaaaacaaaagaatataaactgaatactatactataatgtTTTATACAGGTTTATCCAAATCAGCTAgccaaaatatttttctcaatctCGAAACTTCTTTGTTAATAAAAACTGGTCTAATATTTCTTAGGCTACATAAGCTAtccatgctttcattttttttcatacatcaAATTCCTTTATTTTACTGTCAGAAAGATGGATTTAGAGTGTTTTCCAAAGGATTTGTGTCCATGTTTTCTTACATATTAACAATTAGTGTGTCAGTGAGGTTGCCAAGGGACCAGGCAGCCTTGGCACGGACGTTTGGAGATCGATCATCGAGGGCAGCGAGGATAGTGTTTGCCGTATCCGCCACAAACATCACATCCTGAAAAGAGAAATCACAACCTGTTTAACAGATCCTTGAGGGTCAGAAACATGCAACATGGTGCTCAGTATGATTGTAGTTTGCTGGTCAATGTCTGTACCTCTCTCAGACAGGGGAACAGTATGTAGACTCCCAAAGCCCTGACGGATGCGGTCTTCACCAGATAGTTCTCACTGTAGGTCAGCCCCAGTAGCACAGTGATGCACATCAGCTGGGTCTTGTCctttaaaaatcaacattaaacATCACACCTACGGATCCATGAAGCTCAGTGTTAGCTGATTAGAAACAATCAAAGAGGAACTCACAGGCAGCTGTGCGAAGGCCTGCGGCAGAATGGAGGAGAGCGCGTCGCAGGCGCTTGTCTGCAGTGTTGGGTGTTGCTCGCTCTGCAGCGCTCCGTTCAGCGGACCACTCAAAACTTCGGACCAAAACAGCACCACCTATATCATGCACAGTTATTGGAAATAAAAAGTTTGTAATCAAACAGttgtaataattatattaacCAAAAGTTTGGGGGATTTAGTTCTCCTTTCTTGAGTTAatgtttgatataaaaaaaacaatagagacAAACAGCAATAGGACATGAGGAAACATCTTTCCAGACAGGTGTACTCTGATACAGTATATATGCAGTCGAAAGACAGTTTGTACTTACTTGGCTCATGGGGACCCTCGAGCTCTCAGGCACATTGTTCTCTGCTCTGTACTGCTGGATTATTCCTGTCCCCAACTCCTCTAGCAGCTACATAAAAGACGACGACATATATATCAGTGCACAGATCTCATTCTGTCACAATTTGTCATTTCATATCAATTTTCTAAATTCATGTGTGCACCATATGTATTGCTGACTCTTGAATATAGGTGCagataagaggaaaaataaagagacacacaagTGAGGAAGTTATTTACAGATGGAGTAAGAGAAACTAGAGGGTGTTACCTTTGCTCCGTGCAGTTGTATGGAGGGGTCCGTCTCCCCAAGGCAGCGAGCGCTCACCTGCCCAATCTCACATAGACATGCTTGTGCTAGAGAGAAGTAGCCACGCACCAGGTTGGACAtgacctgaaacacacaggacacatttaaaaaaaacgaaacaaCCTAAGATATTAGAATGGTCTGTTTGGGGCTGTGTTCTgtcactctctgtctcccatTATCTCTCACCTGTAGTGCTTCTAGACGAACAGGGGAGGGCTCTaaagcagcacctcctcctgttCCCGCTCCCTCGCTGTCTGATTGGTCCTCTCTAGGCTGAGTCACCAGcgacacacacagctgcagcagccATGGTGGGGCGCTGTCCTTCTCCTCTGGTGTGTGTAGAACTCGAGGGGAGTTTGTCTGCGAGCTCCGCAGGGAGGATTTGACTGGTGTGGAGGGCGATGACATGCCGTCTCTTTGTCTCCAACTGAGACCCGAGTCCTGTGGCGTGAATGagccagtgctgctgctgctgctctctggctgtcggaggaggagctggacctCAGGGAGAGGAGCCTGAGTTGTCACCAGAGCCCCATAAAGTGTCAGGACTGAGACACGGACATTTACATCTAAAAGACAGAGAGCAGCTctattaaaagaaaattgtgtTACTAACCGGTTCTATTAAAGGAGATGTGTTATGCTCATCTTAAGGTTCCGACTTGTCTTTTGAATGTatatttacatgctttaatgtttaaagaaataaaaaaactctttcAAACTCAACAGTCTTTATTGTAAAGTTGTGACGTCAAAGCCATACGGAAACCCTGatgtatcatttaaaaaaaaggcacagtttCTGAATATGGGCTGTTTGGACTTCTCTGTGGATTGAGCGTTTTGATACTTTCAGGGTATTTATATAGCCCTTAGACCTgctttatgataaaaaaataaaacaaaacatgaaaatctaACTTTTTACACTATGGACCTGTAAATGAACTGATGAAATACAGACCTCTGTGGCGCACATAGGGACGCATCTGCTTCCAGAGCGGGCTGAGCAGACCAGGTCTGAGCCGGTGGTAGGGAGCGTTCGCCACCAGGTAGGCCAGACACTAAAAGACAGGAAAGATGGAGATAAGTCGTTAGAACCAGTTCCATTTTGGTCCAATCTCAGTGCAACCAGATATCCCCAACTACACGTGTGCAGGTTGTCAAAATATGTTCCCAGGTTAACGAGCAGTACATTTATGCTCAACATGTTAACCAAGGTCAGAACAGCTTGTTTGGAGGCTAACAGTGTACAATAAAAGCTTGAACTTTCACACTTCACATAACAAAAGGACCTGTTATCGTACCTTTATGACCTGTGTGAGCGTCTGAGGGGAGGTCTCGGCCAGTAGAGCCAGAGTGAGAGCGCGGTGCAGTTCTCTGATGGCGGTAGCCAGCAAGAAGGAGAAAGGGGTGTAAGATTTACGAGGGGATGCCGTATCTTCAGCCACAGCCAGGAACTGACGGGAGCCATCCAGTATAGCCGACAACACCTGAAGAGCACACGCACGCACCTGGAGGGAGAGCAAAGAGACGGATGCTACAGTCACATTTGTCGAGGAGAATTGTAACATGTATAACGGTGAGTTGTACCTTTGGTGAGGGGTCCTTCAGTATAATTGTgatgagagtgagaggaggCGGCCCCCCAATAGGAGAGTCAGGGATGAAGGAGGACCAGTACCCATACAGAGTCCTCTTCTCTACACCTTTCACCACCGCTAGCAGACAGTGCAGAGCTCCCTGACGTATACGACCGTTGTAAAGCCTGAAAGAGTAAAACACTGCAGTATGATTTCTCACTTGTTCATGCAGTATTGGGAAAGTAACTTGAAATTAATTTTGTTCCTCAAGGATAATTTGTGAGGGCTTTTCAAGACATTTTAGGCCGGTAGCAAAGCACATAAAAAGAGATTGGGTGACATGGATGAGCATCTTTCTGTACCTTAATTTGCTCTGTGCGCTGCCTTCTGGGTCGGAAAACTCTGAGTCAGAACTGGCTCTTTTCCAGGAGGGGTAGAGAGACGGGCCAGATGGTTTGGACAAGGCGTCTCCCTcacctctgcctccctctcttccccctcctttCTGAAGTGCAGGCACTGTCTCACGGTTatcttcctcttcatcgtcCACTCTGCTCTCCTCAGAGCTCGTCTTCTTCCCCTTTCCTTTggatttcctctttttattctGAGGAGAGACGTTTAAAACATTATATACCAAAATCACTCATTTTGAAGGGGCCCCTACTAGAACCTTTACCAAAATAAATTCTTGTCTTACCCCGGAGGTTTTGCCTGACACAGCCTCATCTTTCGGTGGTTCTGAGGATTTGGGAGGTTCGTCGGGTTTTGCGGCAGAGAGACCCTCATACTGAGGAAGAGGTGTTGGGTAGAGCACAGTTGGCCACTCGACACTCACACCTGGAGTTCCCTGGAACATTAGTCTCTGCAAAAACATGTACAGGTCTCCAATAATTACTCAATATAATCTCTCTCATATAGTGATTGAACtgaaaaaatagacaaaaaatgATAAGGTGGTAGAAAAGCCTTCAATTTTGCACCTTAAGTGCGGCCAGCACAGACCCGAGCTCCTCTCCAACAAATTTCCACTTCCCACCTGAGAGACAACACTGAAGTCCCTTCAGTGCTGCCTGGATCACCTGCACCGAGGACATAGGGGAAGGCATTGGGTCAACTATGATTAAATGTATCCACCCCATTGAATTTTtcataacaaacaaatgatcCGTACCATACAGAAGAAGAGCTCATCAGTGTTGGGAGGTTTGGGTGACTGCAGTGTTTTCAGGAAGACTTTAAAGGATACACTTCTGTATTGATCGTCCAAAGGTGCCTGACCAGGGATTCTGGAGAGAAACAATCCGGCCCACCACAGAAACAATTACAGTCACGaatttaaacctgcaataacagaTTAGTTTGGCAATTTAGGTGCAGCTGAAACAAGTTGTGTTCTACCTACTGAGCCACAGACATACGTCACTGGATAAATgtaatattcactctctttaagCTCCGTCTTTGATCTCTAACAACCCcttgtacagtaaatatatctggctctttagctgctaaatgctcctctATGTTAATCAACtcattttgttctgtgtgtctgCGTGATTTCACATTGTCTTTTGAAAGTTTCTGACATAGAGTCTCTACCAACTGGGAGCAGGTACTCTTGGACAAAAATGCACTGTCTAAATGAATAAGCTCGCGAAGGCCTACCTGAGACAGATGTTGGCCATACAGGTGAGAGCAACACGGCGTAACTCCACATTAGGCTGCGATGGAGAACTATACAGCAGGAGTACTCCATCTTCACCCAGCAGGTCACGGAGGTGCTATGAATgagaaaaatcttaaaaaggaaatattcagCGGTTATCATACACTTTCACAAAATGTGTACAGTTTTTCTACCTGGTGGCACTGAGGTCCATTCCCGTATACTATTGTGGAGAGTGCCAGGAGGACATCGGAGTGTGTCCATGTACTGCACACTTTCAAGGCCTTAGTGGTATAGTTTAATAATACATCCAATGTTCGCTCGTCCATTATTACCTTAAGACACAGCGAGAAGAGAAAGCAAGGGGAAAAAGTACAGCACATTTCAGGTGATTACGAATATAGAAGAATATATGTGCACAATATTGTGACAGTAATACTATATTATCAAAGGTTAGTTGTTACCTTTAACTGATTGAGTAGATGATGTACTAGCTGGCACAGTTTGATGACTAAATGCTCTTGAGTCAGTGGCACAAGACAGCTGACATGTTTCAGCAGACTGCACACCTcctaaaaatggaaaataaaagagggtcagcacaaaaactaaaaaatccTGAATATCACATCATGTtcacttacagtaccagtcagtAAAATAATCTTATCTGTGGTATCCTATGAATAAGGGATGGTTGCTTTGATGAAAAAATACTCAAAGAATTAAAGAAAGGAAACAGTGAAATGACTTGAAGGTTAAATAATTGATAGTTTAGGTGAATCTACaccaaataattatataaaaactcTTACCAGGGTTTATGGGCATTATTGTATTTCTGATttagatgcaaaaaaaatagttaGGAGTAGCAATAGGAGAGAAGTGTTAAGGAGTAAAGAGTACAATAATTACCCCTGAATTCCTAAAGATAAAAACACTACAGCCCACCAGTGACTGAACATATGATGTTCAAATAATTTATAGGCAACaatgaagtgaaagagagacagcTGATAAAGTCTAACTGTATTCACACAAATACTAAGATGTcatctataataatatatattacacaaaagtatattttcagTTGCATTTACACATGAATCGTTCAGCTGGTGGTCTGATTCTGTGTcgtctacagtaccagtcaaaagtttggacacacctcctcattcaatggtttttctttctttctttttttctacattgtagattaatattgaagacatccaaactatgaaggaaaacaaacaaatgctgaacaaaccagaatatgttttatattttagactcctcaaagtagttgaatgagaaggtgtgtccaaactttccactggtactgtatttgaAGAAACTTTTTCCTAAAACATTTGAATCCACCTGGTTTAAATTGTCTTTCACTAGTTTGGTGTTTGCAGTAAAACAAAAGGTAACACCTCAGGTCTGATGTTGATGGTGGGGTCGAAGGTCTTGTTGTAGTTCTCGGACAGCAGCTGGTCCAGCAGCAGGTTGAGCTCCTCTCTCAGCTGGCTGCAGTCTGCTCGCAGGGCTCTGAGCTTCGCGGCGCAGCGTGAAAACTGCTTATCGACGTCCGACTGGGAGCCGAGCCGCCACCCGTCCGGAGTGAACGGAGCGGCCTCTGCGGACAGGAGCATCGGAGGAAAGGCAGGAGCATCACTGCGGCTTGTGAAGCTCGGAGCTGACGAACCGGTGTGGgccgccatgttttttttaaccacggAAGCATTTGTGCTTGTTCGGTGGTTCATGCTTCTCATTTTGAGCTTTACATCCAAATGGCAGGCTCATTACCGCCCCTAGAGGTTGAAACAAGAACAGCGTCTCCTTCAAAAACATTGGTGACgtaaacaacatttaataaaacaatatcacCGTTTTAAAAGACACCATTGCAAGAAATTAAGTAAGGTACACACAATTGCCCCTTTTACATATCTATGAAATATGTCATTCTTTTGAAtacatatattgtatatatatatattctttgtgtatatatatatatattctgtggTGTGCATTGCTCCACGCTGTATACCTTCACATCTATAaacaataatttatatattaatgtgtttgtagtattttaatgttgcagctgatcAAACTGGCACTAATTTTGACCCCTTTGTATTAAGTAGTTTAACCTTAAACAGTGCATCAGTTTTTGGATGAAGCCTGGAAACAGAGGTGATTTCCAACTGTGGATGTCAAGTTACTGTAAGAGTAGAGTACAATACTTCCTTTAAAATGATGGAGAATATATCAGACTTTGTATCAGTGTGTATTAAGGTTAATGATTATGCGATCAGAACGTCAAGACTTTTTGATCTTAGTACATGCAAGTGAAGCAAATTCAAGggacacaaacatttttgaacCAATTTACTGTGTCAGTTGTTTTGTGctcaacatgttgaaaatattaCAATACCAAACTGCACACACTAAATTACATTCCAGAGATAAACAGCACAAACATTGTAAAGATTCACAACTGAAGTGGAAACAGGAATGTTAAAGCATGTAGAAAACCTTAAATCTCTTGGCATGtagttttctttattaattgtAAGCAACAGCCTTGGAATTTATATTCAATCTCAGTCAACACTGAAAATTAAAGGcatttcaacaaaaactttCTGTTGCTTGTTTTAATTCCATGAAAAATAAGTTATTATACAACATATCCATATGAAACAATGTACAAGGTCAGTGCGTGAATGCACAGCGAAAATAATATCCAGAAATCATGATCACAAGTCTGTCAGATGTGAATATGCTGATTGAGTGCTGGAATGGAGAGTAGTTTTAAATTGGCATTTTCTATGATCGGCACATCACCAGTCCAGGAATGACTAAAGcgcagtccacaccgatggtgTTAGTGTTGAATGTGGCACACAATAACAGACTGAAGCAAGCAGGAAACAATGAGGTAGGCATGTCTGCAGAAAGGTGATAGCAAATATACAGCATGAAGTATTAAGGGCTGaattaaaataagttttcagGGGGCATGATTGGATTTCAGCCTGACTTGAACAGTAGAATTGCAACTTGACCCAAGTAGAAGTAGATGAAGTGCTTCGTCTCGTGTGTCACGTAGCTTCCAAAGTTCCTCCCAACAATGCAGTGCCATGTGGGGTTGTACTTCTTGTCAAATTCCTTCGGGGgaagacaataataataattagcaTATAATTGCTAATAGGCTAATCAAAAACAGGTTTCACACATCACACCTTTGAACAACTCATCTAATATTGATCTAATGTACCTTTTTGACATAGGCTGCGATGTCCTTTTCAATGTTGTACTTTTCCATAGCCTGCATGGCACAGTCCACTGCATCCTGCTGCATTTCATCAGACATATCTGCATTTTTTATCACTGCCTTCTTCTCAGTCATTTTGGCTGTTTGACtgcaagtgagaaaaaaaacaaaaaaaaaaaaaaaaaatcatcattaagTGACTTTTCACAAAGTTCCTACTAGTTCCAGTGCAAACAATGAGGCTGCAAACTCCATGTCCACAACACTGCTGACAGTCACTATAGCTGTAGTTAAACAAATCTACATATTATCATTTTGAATTAGAATATTTACAATTCAGGCACATGAGAATGATTCCCCATTTTGCAAATCCAGGTAGTTGGATAGAAGGCCTCATGAAGCAGGATTATTAAATCACCTGATAACTTTGAGGTAAAAACCTTAATTCCACCTCACTTGTAGGCTACACTGAGTTGTTCtggatatttatatattgacaACCATGTGATGTGAGTTAGTAAGGCATATAATTGGTTATTTCCCATAAAATAAGGCTGCTGACAAGATACAGCACACATATCTGCACGAACAGCTGACAGCAGTATAACTTTGATTTACTGCTGCTTGTGAAGTAACACATAACTATTCATGCACAAATTCAGCCACAATTTACTCCCTCtataatttaaatgcatttgtgaGATGTATAAATGTACATGCAAAGAAAGTGGAGGGAGCATGCATACGTGCTTtccagggaaaaaaaatacaagaggCTCAGGCTGGATTAGCATGGCAGCAAAGGGAGCATCAGTATGCACTTTAAACCTGCAAACAATACACAGGTTGATTTATTAATGAGAAATAGACACTAGTAGTTAACACTTACCGTCTCTCAGCGAAGTTAAATTGTCAAGAGTTGTAGGTTACGGGCAGCTGCACAGTTTTTCCTTCATTTATCCAAAGAAAGCGTGCGTCCGGGCTCCGCCCTCCGCGTCAGATCTGagtcctgattggctgagaggaaGCCTCCGCCCTGGTGACGGCGTTTTTCACTTGCGGACACTGCCTGCATCTTGTTTCCACCCAGAATGCACCGTTTTTTCAACCCCCTccccatccttccttccttccttacaGCTTATGCTTCCTCCAGAGGAAGTGGTTGACCCAGGTGATTAGGTTGAACGATTGTATTGATCTGCAGAAACTCGGAGAGCTTGCAACGCATGAGGATTTGAAAAGATGAATGTGCATCCTTTGATCCTATGATAGTTGTAAATACACctcaatacaatacactgtgcaattatagctataataatatttcagttattgtggattctttactgtttttattgcttatttataatacttgttttttattttcttttatcttgtttttcttttactatgtctctagtttgcactataacctatgctgctgtaattcctgtcaatttccccgctgcaggactaataaaggattgtcttATCTTAAAAGAGcattacacataaaaaaagaaagaatatttcTATCACACACTGGAATTGTGCCACTTCCAAGGTTGTGCCTCTCATCTATTAACAATACATTAAATTAttacactgttttgtttttttattggtagCCACATCGCCAAAAACTGCTTAACCACTTAAGATAAAGGTATTCCAGTCCTCAAAAAATAAGCATAAGATGTATatattgcagctttaataaaAGCTCATTTAAcctctgtaaacacacaaaattaaTCTCCAGAATAcagagattttattttatgctgGCTGCTTTCTACTTACTTTTAAGTCTCCCGCcactcaaaaatatgttttgcttatTGTTACTGCAATTCCATGTTTGACCTTCACAGCACAAAATGTTTGAGCAAAGGTTTGACAAAGATTGTTTCATCCGCTGAAAGAGGAACCGAAATCACCTTAAATCTGAGTTTAAGACGTGTAAATACAAGCAGGAGTTTG from Anoplopoma fimbria isolate UVic2021 breed Golden Eagle Sablefish chromosome 24, Afim_UVic_2022, whole genome shotgun sequence includes the following:
- the heatr6 gene encoding HEAT repeat-containing protein 6, producing MAAHTGSSAPSFTSRSDAPAFPPMLLSAEAAPFTPDGWRLGSQSDVDKQFSRCAAKLRALRADCSQLREELNLLLDQLLSENYNKTFDPTINIRPEEVCSLLKHVSCLVPLTQEHLVIKLCQLVHHLLNQLKVIMDERTLDVLLNYTTKALKVCSTWTHSDVLLALSTIVYGNGPQCHQHLRDLLGEDGVLLLYSSPSQPNVELRRVALTCMANICLRIPGQAPLDDQYRSVSFKVFLKTLQSPKPPNTDELFFCMVIQAALKGLQCCLSGGKWKFVGEELGSVLAALKRLMFQGTPGVSVEWPTVLYPTPLPQYEGLSAAKPDEPPKSSEPPKDEAVSGKTSGNKKRKSKGKGKKTSSEESRVDDEEEDNRETVPALQKGGGREGGRGEGDALSKPSGPSLYPSWKRASSDSEFSDPEGSAQSKLRLYNGRIRQGALHCLLAVVKGVEKRTLYGYWSSFIPDSPIGGPPPLTLITIILKDPSPKVRACALQVLSAILDGSRQFLAVAEDTASPRKSYTPFSFLLATAIRELHRALTLALLAETSPQTLTQVIKCLAYLVANAPYHRLRPGLLSPLWKQMRPYVRHRDVNVRVSVLTLYGALVTTQAPLPEVQLLLRQPESSSSSTGSFTPQDSGLSWRQRDGMSSPSTPVKSSLRSSQTNSPRVLHTPEEKDSAPPWLLQLCVSLVTQPREDQSDSEGAGTGGGAALEPSPVRLEALQVMSNLVRGYFSLAQACLCEIGQVSARCLGETDPSIQLHGAKLLEELGTGIIQQYRAENNVPESSRVPMSQVVLFWSEVLSGPLNGALQSEQHPTLQTSACDALSSILPQAFAQLPDKTQLMCITVLLGLTYSENYLVKTASVRALGVYILFPCLREDVMFVADTANTILAALDDRSPNVRAKAAWSLGNLTDTLIVNMESVGVDFQEELSDMLLLKMLQSATRASADKDRVKSNAVRALGNLLHFLRESQLTRSAFQRPLEDAVRALVKTVQSEATMKVRWNACYALGNAFRNPALPLDSAPWSGDAFSSLCHVVTSCKNFKVRIKSAAALAIPTNRSCYGDSERFDCVWRSLAKALENSEDTNDFFEYRYSASLRHTLSQALLHLLSVSQSQDMPSIGASLAGEEGKGIKEHLIKYLRAEESGGEGAEGEKEAGGDSVTPQQRIGGLQQTLIRLKELEAEGEGRGEEERSKEMVVQFLEDLLKTFEEP
- the dynll2b gene encoding dynein, light chain, LC8-type 2b, with translation MTEKKAVIKNADMSDEMQQDAVDCAMQAMEKYNIEKDIAAYVKKEFDKKYNPTWHCIVGRNFGSYVTHETKHFIYFYLGQVAILLFKSG